One Nocardia farcinica genomic region harbors:
- a CDS encoding Fur family transcriptional regulator, whose amino-acid sequence MQDKTSAPQKPVGIRSTRQRSAIAALLGDIDEFRSAQELHDELRKRGEGIGLTTVYRTLQSLADAGMVDVLRTDSGESVYRQCSSGHHHHLVCRHCGRTVEVAGPTVEAWADAIAGEHGFTDVSHTIEVFGTCRDCAERRS is encoded by the coding sequence GTGCAGGACAAGACGTCCGCCCCGCAGAAGCCGGTCGGAATTCGCAGTACGCGCCAGCGCAGCGCGATCGCCGCGTTGCTCGGCGACATCGATGAGTTCCGCTCGGCGCAGGAGCTGCACGACGAGCTCCGCAAGCGCGGCGAGGGCATCGGCCTGACGACCGTCTACCGGACCCTGCAGTCCCTGGCCGACGCGGGCATGGTCGACGTGCTGCGCACCGACTCCGGCGAGTCGGTCTACCGGCAGTGCTCCAGCGGCCACCATCATCACCTGGTGTGCCGGCACTGCGGGCGCACGGTCGAGGTGGCCGGCCCCACCGTCGAGGCGTGGGCCGACGCCATCGCGGGCGAACACGGTTTCACCGACGTCAGCCACACCATCGAGGTGTTCGGCACCTGCCGCGACTGCGCCGAGCGCCGTAGCTGA
- a CDS encoding ArsR/SmtB family transcription factor, translating into MTADTAAAHTPYRSPGPAPVPARSVLEDAGELLRALAAPVRIAIVLQLRESPRCVHELVDALGVTQPLVSQHLRILKSAGVVHGERSGREVLYELVDDHLAHIVVDAVAHAEEG; encoded by the coding sequence ATGACCGCCGATACGGCCGCCGCGCACACACCGTACCGCTCCCCCGGGCCCGCCCCGGTGCCCGCCCGCAGCGTGCTCGAGGACGCCGGTGAACTGCTGCGCGCGCTCGCGGCGCCGGTCCGCATCGCGATCGTGCTGCAGTTGCGGGAGTCGCCGCGCTGCGTGCACGAACTCGTCGACGCGCTCGGCGTGACGCAGCCGCTGGTCAGTCAGCACCTGCGCATCCTCAAGTCCGCCGGCGTGGTGCACGGTGAGCGATCCGGACGCGAGGTGCTCTACGAACTCGTCGACGACCATCTCGCACACATCGTCGTCGACGCCGTCGCGCACGCCGAGGAAGGGTGA